From Sparus aurata chromosome 9, fSpaAur1.1, whole genome shotgun sequence, a single genomic window includes:
- the LOC115588471 gene encoding uncharacterized protein LOC115588471: protein MEAVCTKREPGFLKGLLLKIKARTAAMSHREKMCSLVIDEMAIKGHLDYNRRTDFIDGLTPDGSKARQAVVFMARAINGKWKQAIGYFLSKTAMPSEEIAIKLKQAVTHLQDAVLTVKCIVCDQRSTNVKAMRLLGASLDINDTSDGSHCVLQNIPLIFDVPHLMKSIRNNLKKHSLHVGEQEVSWKHVEDFFNLDKRSAIRMAPKLTERHIHLPPFSNMRVKLDTQVFSHSVAAGMQTMVMHHKLSEEALHTAKFAEDLDRLFDILNSRSIKGHKMVEKTSWH, encoded by the exons ATGGAGGCAGTGTGCACAAAGAGAGAG CCGGGATTTCTAAAGGGATTACTTTTGAAGATCAAAGCAAGGACAGCGGCCATGTCACACAGAGAGAAGATGTGCTCTCTCGTGATAGATGAAATGGCCATTAAGGGTCACCTGGACTACAACAGGCGCACTGACTTCATAGATGGTCTGACTCCTGATGGCTCTAAGGCTCGTCAGGCAGTGGTGTTCATGGCTAGGGCaataaatggaaaatggaaacag GCGATCGGCTACTTCCTGTCCAAGACTGCGATGCCTAGTGAGGAGATTGCCATCAAGCTCAAGCAGGCAGTCACCCACCTGCAGGATGCTGTACTCACT GTCAAATGCATTGTCTGTGACCAGAGATCCACAAATGTGAAGGCCATGAGACTCCTCGGTGCATCCCTGGACATCAATGACACCAGCGATGGTTCACACTGTGTCCTCCAGAATATACCCCTGATATTTGATGTCCCACACCTGATGAAATCCATCCGgaacaacttaaaaaaacattcccTTCAT GTAGGTGAACAGGAAGTGTCATGGAAGCATGTAGAGGACTTCTTTAATCTTGACAAGAGAAGTGCCATACGGATGGCTCCAAAACTCACCGAGCGGCATATTCACCTGCCTCCGTTTTCAAACATGCGGGTGAAACTGGACACTCAGGTCTTCAGCCACTCCGTTGCAGCTG GGATGCAGACCATGGTGATGCACCATAAACTCTCGGAAGAAGCTCTTCATACAGCCAAATTTGCAGAGGATTTGGACAGGCTTTTTGACATCCTGAACTCCAG AAGCATAAAAGGACATAAAATGGTGGAGAAGACCTCTTGGCACTGA
- the creb1b gene encoding cyclic AMP-responsive element-binding protein 1b translates to MKMESAVEVQQGVETAVTETESQQISSAQIATLAQVSMTTGHASATGPTVTLVQLPNGQTVQVHGVIQAAQPSVIQSPQVQAVQISTIAESEDSQESVDSVTDSQKRREILSRRPSYRKILNDLSSDAPAVPRIEEEKAEEDSSAAAATPAITTVTVPTPIYQTSSGQYIAITQGGAIQLANNGTDGVQGIQTLTMTNAAAAQPGATILQYAQTSDGQQILVPSNQVVVQAASGDVQAYQIRAAPTSTIAPGVVMASSPALPVQGATEEVTRKREVRLMKNREAARECRRKKKEYVKCLENRVAVLENQNKTLIEELKALKDLYCHKSE, encoded by the exons ATGAAGATGGAGTCAGCAGTGGAGGTTCAGCAGGGGGTGGAGACTGCTGTGACGGAGACAGAGAGCCAGCAGATCAGCTCTGCACAGATCGCTACTTTGGCACAG GTATCCATGACAACTGGCCACGCCTCAGCAACTGGTCCCACAGTAACGCTGGTACAGCTTCCCAACGGACAGACAGTTCAGGTCCACGGTGTCATCCAGGCTGCACAGCCATCTGTTATCCAGTCCCCACAGGTCCAGGCTgtacag atctCCACCATAGCAGAAAGTGAGGACTCACAGGAGTCAGTAGACAGTGTGACTGACTCTCAGAAGCGCAGAGAGATTCTGTCACGACGCCCCTCATACag GAAAATCCTGAACGACCTTTCATCCGACGCACCAGCCGTCCCTCGTATCGAGGAGGAAAAGGCTGAGGAGGATTCATCCGCTGCCGCCGCCACCCCCGCAATCACCACAGTTACTGTCCCGACACCCATCTACCAGACCAGCAGCGGCCAGTACA TTGCCATCACGCAAGGTGGGGCCATTCAGCTGGCTAACAACGGTACGGATGGAGTCCAGGGCATTCAGACTCTGACCATGACCAACGCAGCAGCAGCCCAGCCTGGAGCCACCATCCTCCAGTACGCACAGACCAGCGACGGCCAGCAGATACTGGTTCCCAGTAACCAGGTGGTGGTCCAAG CTGCCTCAGGTGACGTCCAGGCCTATCAGATCCGAGCAGCCCCCACCAGCACCATCGCCCCGGGAGTGGTCATGGCCTCATCCCCCGCTCTCCCTGTCCAGGGCGCCACAGAGGAGGTCACCCGCAAACGGGAAGTCCGCCTCATGAAGAACAG AGAGGCAGCCCGCGAATGTcgcaggaagaagaaggagtatGTTAAATGTCTGGAGAACCGAGTGGCCGTCCTGGAGAACCAAAACAAGACGCTAATTGAAGAACTGAAAGCCCTTAAAGACCTTTACTGCCATAAATCTGAGTAG